The Myxococcales bacterium genome includes a region encoding these proteins:
- a CDS encoding NAD(P)H-binding protein: MTTEPTRLVLVTGATGFVGAALVPALTAAGLRVRATTRDLRRAHEAPGVTWVRCDVGRREDLERALAGVDAVFFLVHAMGGGAHDYGETERRAALALREAAEAARVARIVYLGGVAPAGVPSAHLKSRLMVGEVLRAGAVPVVELRASMIVGNGSASWQIVRDLALRLPAMLLPSWTASRTRPIALEDVIVALVRALDLPLPASAWYDIPGPDTVSGRQILTTIAALRGRRVPGVAVPFLSVSLSSWWLKLVTRADFSLARELVLGFKGDLLPEDERYWGEIGYQPQWTFEAAARKAMSEESSAPDARGVGGKLIEAAVQLVSPKLAR, translated from the coding sequence GTGACGACCGAGCCGACGCGTCTAGTCCTCGTCACAGGAGCGACGGGCTTCGTGGGCGCCGCGCTGGTCCCCGCGCTCACGGCCGCGGGGCTGCGCGTCCGCGCCACCACCCGCGATCTCCGGCGCGCCCACGAGGCGCCGGGGGTCACCTGGGTGCGGTGCGACGTCGGTCGGCGGGAGGATCTCGAGCGCGCGCTCGCGGGCGTCGACGCCGTCTTCTTCCTCGTGCACGCCATGGGCGGCGGCGCGCACGACTACGGCGAGACCGAGCGGCGAGCGGCCCTCGCGCTGCGCGAAGCCGCGGAGGCTGCCCGCGTCGCGCGCATCGTCTACCTGGGCGGCGTCGCGCCCGCGGGGGTGCCCTCCGCCCACCTGAAGAGCCGGCTGATGGTGGGCGAGGTGCTCCGCGCCGGCGCGGTCCCCGTGGTGGAGCTGCGCGCCTCCATGATCGTCGGCAACGGGAGCGCGTCATGGCAGATCGTCCGGGACCTCGCGCTGCGCCTCCCCGCGATGCTGCTGCCCTCCTGGACGGCCTCTCGCACGCGCCCCATCGCCCTCGAAGACGTGATCGTCGCGCTCGTCCGCGCGCTCGATCTGCCGCTCCCCGCGAGCGCCTGGTACGACATCCCCGGACCCGACACGGTGAGCGGGCGACAGATCCTGACGACGATCGCGGCGCTTCGCGGCCGGCGCGTGCCGGGCGTCGCGGTCCCGTTCCTCAGCGTGTCGCTGTCGTCTTGGTGGCTGAAGCTCGTCACGCGCGCCGACTTCTCCCTCGCGCGTGAGCTCGTGCTCGGCTTCAAGGGCGATCTGCTGCCGGAGGACGAGCGCTACTGGGGCGAGATCGGCTACCAGCCGCAGTGGACGTTCGAGGCGGCGGCGCGGAAGGCGATGAGCGAGGAGTCCAGCGCGCCCGACGCGCGCGGCGTGGGAGGCAAGCTCATCGAGGCGGCCGTCCAGCTCGTGTCGCCGAAGCTCGCGCGCTGA